In the Bradyrhizobium guangzhouense genome, one interval contains:
- a CDS encoding zinc-binding metallopeptidase family protein: protein MKLFVCQACGNVLYFENRACERCGHRVAFLPEKETMSAIEPDGEGWKTLADKGERRMLCRNADYDACNWLTDASDTTGYCRACRHNGIVPDLSDPAQLAGWRELEVAKHRLFYSLIRWRLPLQTRLDNPEHGLTFNFLADDPNTGQRIMTGHDNGLITIALTETDTIERERRRLEMGEPYRTLLGHFRHEVGHYFWDVLVRQGGRLDECRAVFGDDSSDYGESLQRHYAEGAPPDWQQNYVSAYATMHPWEDFAETWAHYLHIVDTLEMAGEFGMEVRPKVDRDGELSTRIRFNPYEAKGVEAIVDAWLPFTFAMNSVNRAMGLRDLYPFILSPAVVAKLGFIHSLVRDVAKDRTKGGNQ from the coding sequence TTGAAGCTCTTTGTTTGCCAGGCTTGCGGCAACGTTCTCTATTTCGAGAACCGCGCCTGCGAACGCTGCGGCCACCGGGTCGCCTTCCTGCCGGAAAAGGAGACGATGTCGGCGATCGAGCCCGACGGGGAGGGTTGGAAGACGCTTGCGGACAAGGGCGAACGCCGGATGCTCTGCCGCAATGCCGATTACGACGCCTGCAACTGGCTGACCGATGCCAGCGATACCACCGGCTATTGCCGCGCCTGCCGCCACAACGGCATCGTGCCAGATCTCTCTGACCCCGCGCAGCTCGCCGGTTGGCGCGAGCTAGAGGTGGCAAAGCACCGGCTGTTCTATTCGCTGATCCGCTGGAGGTTGCCGCTTCAGACCCGGCTGGACAATCCCGAGCACGGTCTGACTTTCAATTTCCTCGCCGATGATCCCAACACCGGGCAAAGGATCATGACCGGCCACGACAACGGGCTGATCACGATCGCGCTCACCGAGACTGATACCATCGAGCGCGAGCGACGCCGGCTGGAGATGGGCGAGCCGTACCGCACGCTGCTCGGGCATTTCCGCCACGAAGTCGGGCATTATTTCTGGGACGTGCTGGTGCGCCAGGGCGGCAGGCTGGACGAGTGCCGTGCCGTATTCGGCGACGATTCCTCCGATTATGGCGAGTCGCTGCAGCGGCACTATGCCGAGGGGGCGCCGCCGGACTGGCAGCAGAACTACGTCTCGGCCTATGCAACCATGCACCCCTGGGAAGACTTCGCCGAGACCTGGGCGCATTACCTCCACATTGTCGATACGCTGGAGATGGCCGGCGAATTCGGCATGGAGGTGCGCCCGAAGGTCGATCGCGACGGGGAGTTGTCGACGCGGATCCGTTTCAATCCCTACGAGGCGAAGGGCGTCGAGGCGATCGTCGATGCATGGCTGCCCTTCACCTTCGCCATGAACAGCGTCAACCGCGCCATGGGCCTGCGCGACCTCTATCCCTTCATCCTGTCGCCGGCAGTGGTCGCCAAGCTCGGCTTCATTCACAGCCTGGTCCGGGACGTGGCCAAGGACAGGACCAAGGGCGGAAACCAATAG
- a CDS encoding hybrid sensor histidine kinase/response regulator, giving the protein MRSRITSADALNDPLPETIAAERLRQHLEEIARERDNAYHALQEREAELARIQRIGKVGGLEVDFREGFKNRRSPEYLIIHGLPPEAADETHEDWVSRIHPDDRDATVKHFFDALAGTSEDYAAEYRIIRPNDGQTRWIRVVAKIERDRHGRAIRLVGAHIDITDQALARETLRESEERFRLIADSAPVPIWVTKLDRTRSFANQAYVDFVGLPYEQAIAFDWRKVLHPDDLPQVLQQSVQGEASLKPFVLEARYKDASGEWRWLRSESQPRWDPTGKHIGFIGVAHDITVAKQAEIELRKLNETLEERIVERTAELESNEARLRAILETSNQYQGLVNLKGELLYANKTALDGIKASSADVIGKPFWDTPWFTGTEHMSATVREAFDAVLKGEAVRMEMRLRLPIGERDFEFGMRPVLDRHGNITGAVPEAVDITERRRGEEALRQSQKMEAIGQLTGGVAHDFNNLLTIIRSATDFLRRRELPEERRRRYVDAISDTVERASKLTAQLLAFARRQPLKPQIFNVGSQVEGVAQLVRPLVGGRIEIAVEIDDADCFTVADIAQFETALINLAINARDAMDGEGRLTISVRKVQGIPNLRAQSARGGDYVAISVADTGSGIAPENIDAIFEPFFTTKEVGKGTGLGLSQAFGFAKQSEGDIAVTSTPGQGATFTIYLPQAQSPSAEKEAASLTSEGATTGRGYRVLVVEDNDDVGQFSTELLEDLGYVTRRVANANAALAILGENEFAVDLVFSDVIMPGMNGVELAGIIRERYPGLPVVLTSGYSNVLAESAHRGFELIQKPYSVESLSRILRKAITEKLSVAR; this is encoded by the coding sequence GTGCGCTCCCGCATCACATCGGCCGACGCCTTGAACGATCCTTTGCCCGAGACCATTGCGGCCGAAAGGCTGCGTCAGCACCTCGAAGAGATCGCGCGCGAGCGCGACAATGCCTATCATGCGCTCCAGGAGCGCGAGGCCGAGCTGGCGCGCATCCAGCGCATCGGCAAGGTCGGCGGCCTCGAGGTCGACTTCCGCGAAGGCTTCAAGAACCGCCGCTCGCCGGAATATCTGATAATCCACGGGCTGCCGCCCGAGGCTGCCGACGAGACGCACGAGGATTGGGTCAGCCGCATCCACCCCGACGACCGCGACGCCACCGTCAAGCATTTCTTCGATGCGCTGGCCGGCACCAGCGAGGACTACGCGGCCGAATATCGCATCATCCGTCCCAATGACGGCCAGACCCGTTGGATCCGTGTCGTCGCCAAGATCGAGCGCGACCGCCATGGCCGCGCCATCCGCCTCGTCGGCGCCCATATCGACATCACCGACCAGGCGCTCGCACGCGAGACCCTGCGGGAGAGCGAGGAGCGGTTTCGGCTGATCGCCGACAGCGCACCGGTGCCGATCTGGGTGACGAAGCTCGACCGTACGCGGTCATTCGCCAACCAGGCCTATGTCGATTTCGTCGGCCTGCCCTACGAGCAGGCCATCGCCTTCGACTGGCGCAAGGTGCTGCACCCGGACGACCTGCCACAGGTGTTGCAGCAATCGGTTCAGGGCGAAGCCTCGCTCAAGCCGTTCGTGCTCGAGGCGCGCTACAAGGACGCTTCAGGCGAATGGCGCTGGCTGCGCTCGGAATCGCAGCCGCGCTGGGATCCGACCGGCAAGCATATCGGCTTCATCGGAGTCGCCCACGACATCACCGTTGCCAAGCAGGCGGAGATCGAGCTGCGAAAGCTCAACGAGACGCTGGAAGAGCGCATCGTCGAGCGCACCGCCGAGCTCGAATCCAACGAGGCCCGGCTGCGCGCCATTCTGGAGACCAGCAACCAGTATCAGGGCCTGGTCAATCTGAAGGGCGAGCTGCTCTATGCCAACAAGACGGCGCTCGACGGCATCAAGGCGAGTTCTGCCGATGTCATCGGCAAGCCGTTCTGGGACACGCCCTGGTTCACCGGCACGGAACACATGAGCGCAACCGTGCGCGAGGCCTTCGACGCCGTGCTGAAGGGCGAGGCGGTACGGATGGAGATGCGGCTGCGTCTGCCCATCGGCGAGCGCGATTTCGAGTTCGGCATGCGCCCCGTGCTCGACCGCCACGGCAACATCACCGGTGCGGTGCCTGAGGCCGTCGATATCACCGAGCGCCGCCGCGGCGAGGAAGCGCTGCGGCAGTCGCAGAAGATGGAGGCGATCGGCCAGCTCACCGGCGGCGTCGCGCACGACTTCAACAACCTCCTCACCATCATCCGCTCGGCGACCGACTTCCTGCGCCGGCGCGAATTGCCCGAGGAGCGCCGCCGCCGCTATGTCGACGCCATCTCCGACACCGTCGAGCGCGCCTCGAAATTGACCGCGCAACTGCTGGCCTTCGCGCGTCGACAGCCACTGAAGCCGCAAATCTTCAACGTCGGCAGTCAGGTCGAGGGCGTGGCACAGCTGGTCCGACCGCTGGTCGGGGGCCGCATCGAGATCGCCGTCGAGATCGACGATGCCGACTGCTTCACCGTCGCCGACATCGCGCAGTTCGAGACCGCGCTGATCAACCTTGCCATCAATGCCCGCGACGCCATGGACGGCGAAGGCCGTCTCACCATTTCAGTGCGCAAGGTCCAGGGCATTCCGAACCTGCGCGCGCAGTCGGCGCGCGGCGGCGACTATGTCGCGATCTCGGTTGCCGATACCGGTAGCGGCATCGCGCCCGAAAACATCGACGCGATCTTCGAACCCTTCTTCACCACCAAGGAAGTCGGCAAGGGCACCGGGCTCGGCCTCAGCCAGGCCTTCGGATTTGCAAAGCAGTCCGAGGGCGACATCGCCGTGACGAGCACACCGGGCCAGGGCGCGACCTTCACGATCTATCTACCGCAGGCCCAGAGCCCCAGTGCCGAGAAGGAAGCGGCATCCCTGACCAGCGAGGGCGCCACCACCGGGCGGGGCTACCGCGTGCTCGTGGTCGAGGACAATGACGATGTGGGCCAATTTTCGACCGAGCTGCTGGAAGACCTCGGCTACGTCACCCGCCGCGTCGCCAACGCCAACGCCGCGCTCGCCATCCTCGGCGAGAACGAGTTCGCGGTCGATCTGGTGTTCTCCGACGTCATCATGCCAGGCATGAATGGTGTCGAACTCGCCGGCATCATCCGCGAGCGCTATCCGGGCCTGCCCGTCGTGCTCACCTCCGGCTACAGCAACGTGCTCGCCGAAAGCGCCCATCGCGGCTTTGAATTGATCCAGAAACCGTATTCGGTGGAATCGCTCTCGCGCATCCTGCGCAAGGCGATCACGGAGAAGCTGTCGGTGGCGAGGTGA
- a CDS encoding EamA family transporter, with protein sequence MKPALFSAWQTWALLSACFAALTAIFAKVGVENINPDLATFIRTIVILLAFSVLLFFTGQFIVPSAVSSKTWLFLVLSGLATGASWLCYFRALKLGPATLVAPIDKLSVVLVALFAFAFLGERPTTQGWIGITMIGAGAVLLAVKF encoded by the coding sequence ATGAAACCTGCCCTCTTCTCCGCCTGGCAAACCTGGGCGCTGCTGTCGGCCTGCTTCGCAGCGCTCACCGCGATCTTCGCCAAGGTGGGCGTCGAGAACATCAACCCTGACCTCGCGACCTTCATCCGCACCATCGTCATCCTTCTCGCCTTCTCGGTGCTGTTGTTCTTCACCGGGCAATTCATCGTGCCGTCAGCGGTCTCGTCCAAAACCTGGCTGTTCCTTGTGCTGTCGGGGCTTGCGACCGGCGCGTCATGGCTGTGCTATTTCCGTGCCCTGAAGCTCGGGCCAGCGACGCTGGTGGCGCCGATCGACAAGCTCAGTGTCGTGCTGGTGGCGCTGTTCGCTTTCGCCTTTCTCGGCGAGCGGCCGACCACGCAGGGCTGGATCGGGATCACCATGATCGGTGCCGGCGCGGTTCTCCTAGCCGTGAAGTTCTAA